One window from the genome of Jiangella alba encodes:
- a CDS encoding CaiB/BaiF CoA transferase family protein yields the protein MTGPLHGLKVIEISVAMAGPFCGMVLGDLGADVVKIERADRGDDSRDWPPYFAGTMSHYFASANRSKRSLALDLKSGAGAGIAKQLIAGADIVIENYRLGALERAGLGYAAMAELNPRLVYCSISGFGRTGPRRHDPANDLFMQAFSGGMSITGEAGGAPAKMGISVADIGAGMFAAVGILAALSVRHETGRGQHVQTSLLEGQLSMLSYHLMSYFASGDAPRRHGSGTQFGVPYQAFPTADEWIVVAVFNDSMWRSCCAAIERPAWADDPRFSTVSARVAHRELLAAELTEIFATRPAAAWEEVMVKAGVACTLVNPIDKIVDHPQVRAGAMITQVDVPGIGPMPMADVPIDFSTTPGAIVLPPPRLGEHSRSILRGLGLGGDTVDALIAAGVVGTTTPARPPQPE from the coding sequence ATGACCGGACCCCTGCACGGGCTCAAGGTGATCGAGATCAGCGTCGCCATGGCCGGGCCGTTCTGCGGCATGGTGCTCGGCGACCTCGGCGCCGATGTCGTCAAGATCGAGCGGGCCGACCGCGGCGACGACAGCAGGGACTGGCCGCCGTACTTCGCCGGCACGATGTCGCACTACTTCGCGTCGGCCAACCGCAGCAAGCGCAGCCTCGCCCTTGACCTCAAGTCCGGCGCCGGCGCCGGCATCGCGAAGCAGTTGATCGCCGGCGCCGACATCGTGATCGAGAACTACCGGCTGGGCGCACTCGAACGGGCCGGCCTCGGGTATGCGGCCATGGCCGAGCTCAACCCGCGTCTGGTGTACTGCTCGATCAGCGGGTTCGGGCGCACCGGGCCGCGTCGCCACGATCCGGCCAACGACCTGTTCATGCAGGCGTTCTCCGGCGGCATGAGCATCACCGGCGAGGCCGGCGGCGCACCCGCGAAGATGGGCATCTCCGTCGCCGACATCGGCGCCGGCATGTTCGCCGCGGTGGGCATCCTGGCCGCCCTCTCGGTTCGGCACGAGACCGGCCGCGGCCAGCACGTCCAGACCTCGCTGCTGGAGGGCCAGCTCAGCATGCTCTCGTACCACCTGATGTCGTACTTCGCCAGCGGCGACGCCCCGCGGCGGCACGGTTCCGGCACCCAGTTCGGGGTGCCCTACCAGGCCTTCCCCACCGCCGACGAGTGGATCGTGGTCGCCGTGTTCAACGACTCGATGTGGCGGTCGTGCTGCGCGGCGATCGAGCGTCCCGCATGGGCCGACGATCCGCGGTTCAGCACCGTCTCCGCGCGGGTGGCTCATCGTGAGCTCCTGGCCGCCGAGCTGACCGAGATCTTCGCCACCCGCCCCGCCGCCGCCTGGGAGGAGGTCATGGTGAAGGCCGGCGTCGCGTGCACCCTGGTCAACCCGATCGACAAGATCGTCGACCACCCTCAGGTCCGGGCCGGTGCGATGATCACCCAGGTGGACGTCCCCGGCATCGGCCCGATGCCCATGGCCGACGTCCCCATCGACTTCAGCACCACCCCGGGCGCGATCGTCCTGCCGCCACCGCGGCTGGGTGAGCACTCCCGGTCGATCCTGCGCGGACTCGGCCTCGGGGGCGACACCGTCGACGCGCTGATCGCCGCCGGAGTCGTGGGGACGACCACGCCGGCCCGTCCACCGCAACCGGAGTGA
- a CDS encoding AMP-binding protein, which produces MTGTDAGTPFVQVLAGLAAAGPDEAAVISGGSTLTRRELDEESTRLARVYHNHGVCAGDHVTIELPNGPDWFVAGLAAWKLGATPNPISPGLPRVERTAILERARPTLIVGLPDGERSEVPGLPKGYRADPAISTEPLPPVVSAVERALTSGGSTGLPKLILSGSPAVYHPTGAMARLFTPRARGLVPGPLYHGIPFAAAWRSLLAGATVVVLDRFDPEECLRLIQEQHIDRTWLVPTMMSRIARLPEAVRHGYDLGSLEFVLTAGAPCPEWLMRHWIEWVGPGVMHEAYGSTERLGGTFITGTEWLAHPGSVGRPVGTEVKILDPESGAELASGTTGEVYLRPTGAASTYRYVGAEENASRDGWQSLGDMGYLDDDGYLYLGDRRTDMILCRGRNIYPAEVEAALDSHPRIRSSAVIGLPDDDLGQRIHAIVESGPIDPDQLRGYLKERLAHYKLPKVFEFVDRPLRDDSGKVRRSALRAERLPTTTGRGEEA; this is translated from the coding sequence ATGACCGGCACCGACGCTGGCACCCCGTTCGTCCAGGTCCTCGCCGGGCTGGCCGCGGCCGGCCCGGACGAGGCGGCGGTGATCTCCGGCGGCTCGACCCTCACGCGCCGCGAACTGGATGAGGAGAGCACCAGGCTGGCCCGGGTGTACCACAACCACGGCGTGTGCGCCGGCGACCACGTCACGATCGAGTTGCCCAACGGCCCGGACTGGTTCGTCGCCGGCCTGGCGGCGTGGAAGCTCGGCGCGACACCGAACCCCATCTCGCCCGGGCTGCCGCGCGTCGAGCGCACGGCGATCCTGGAGCGGGCCCGCCCGACACTGATCGTCGGCCTCCCCGACGGGGAACGGTCCGAGGTGCCGGGGCTGCCGAAGGGCTACCGCGCCGACCCCGCCATCTCCACCGAGCCGTTGCCGCCGGTCGTCTCGGCGGTGGAGCGGGCCCTCACCTCCGGCGGCAGCACCGGTCTGCCCAAGCTGATCCTCAGCGGCAGTCCGGCCGTCTACCACCCCACCGGCGCGATGGCGCGGCTGTTCACCCCACGGGCCCGCGGCCTCGTTCCCGGGCCGCTCTACCACGGCATCCCGTTCGCGGCCGCTTGGCGCAGCCTGCTCGCCGGCGCGACCGTGGTGGTCCTGGACCGGTTCGACCCCGAGGAGTGCCTGCGGCTGATCCAGGAGCAGCACATCGACCGAACCTGGCTCGTTCCCACCATGATGTCGCGGATCGCCCGGCTCCCCGAGGCGGTGCGGCACGGCTACGACCTCGGCTCGCTCGAGTTCGTGCTCACCGCCGGCGCGCCGTGCCCCGAGTGGCTGATGCGGCACTGGATCGAATGGGTCGGTCCCGGCGTCATGCACGAGGCGTACGGCTCGACCGAGCGTCTCGGCGGCACCTTCATCACGGGCACCGAATGGCTCGCTCATCCGGGCTCGGTGGGCCGGCCGGTCGGAACCGAGGTCAAGATCCTCGACCCCGAGTCGGGGGCCGAACTGGCGTCCGGCACGACGGGCGAGGTGTACCTCAGACCCACCGGCGCGGCCAGCACCTACCGATACGTCGGCGCCGAGGAGAACGCCTCCCGCGACGGCTGGCAGAGCCTCGGCGACATGGGCTACCTCGACGACGACGGCTACCTCTACCTCGGTGACCGCCGCACCGACATGATCTTGTGCCGCGGCCGGAACATCTATCCGGCCGAGGTCGAAGCCGCCCTGGACTCCCACCCGCGGATCCGGTCCAGCGCGGTCATCGGCCTGCCCGACGACGACCTGGGGCAGCGCATCCACGCCATCGTCGAATCCGGCCCGATCGACCCCGACCAGCTGCGCGGCTACCTGAAGGAGCGGCTGGCCCACTACAAGCTGCCGAAGGTCTTCGAGTTCGTCGACCGGCCGCTGCGCGACGACTCGGGCAAGGTCCGCCGTTCCGCGCTCCGGGCCGAGCGACTGCCCACGACCACCGGAAGAGGAGAAGAAGCATGA
- a CDS encoding Zn-ribbon domain-containing OB-fold protein, producing MTPQAPSRPLPRNPHLDTLPFWAAAAEHRLTYQRCRACDTVIFYPRGHCTTCTGTDLGWHESAGAGTVYTCSVVRRPLHPAFKDLAPYTVAWVDLDEGFRLLTHIVDRAGRPVTSYIGQRVTVHWLDVDGVALPAFTPAADRTEDR from the coding sequence ATGACGCCACAGGCCCCGTCCCGGCCGCTCCCCCGGAACCCGCACCTCGACACGCTCCCGTTCTGGGCGGCCGCGGCCGAACACCGCCTCACCTACCAGCGCTGCCGCGCCTGCGACACGGTGATCTTCTACCCGCGCGGGCACTGCACCACCTGCACCGGCACCGACCTCGGCTGGCACGAGTCGGCGGGCGCCGGAACCGTCTACACCTGTTCGGTGGTCCGCCGGCCACTGCACCCCGCGTTCAAGGACCTGGCGCCGTACACCGTCGCGTGGGTCGACCTCGACGAGGGCTTCCGGCTGCTCACCCACATCGTCGACCGCGCCGGCCGGCCGGTCACGTCGTACATCGGCCAGCGGGTCACGGTGCACTGGCTCGACGTCGACGGCGTCGCGCTGCCGGCCTTCACCCCGGCCGCCGACCGCACGGAGGACCGATGA
- a CDS encoding thiolase C-terminal domain-containing protein codes for MTRVAIVGIHEYPSRLTDGTVDALRIKAHSAARALDDAGLSWRDVDALYDTGDGLAWPGLYMPEYFDLDLRILDTTAVGGSAYEFQVGRALADLGTGRANVALLTYGATTRSAKRKVGLDSASVRAEPDNPMTDMEDCWGSTLVADYAMVAARYLHDHGITAEDLAEIAVTARYHAMRNPAAVRAIDELKLRPGPGEITVDDVLSSPLVADPLRVLDCCMVSDGGGAVLLATEAVARGCRSRPVWVLGAGQTSRFRRNGDDLTLTGAARSGPAAFEQAGITPEDVDIAMIYDSFTITALSALEDLGFCGKGEAGDYIKGGRLRYDQPGAPALNTDGGGLSSNHPGQRGIFLLIEAVRQLRGESTAQVTDASIAVAHGTGGTLGRRHASGTVVLGKEAA; via the coding sequence ATGACGCGAGTCGCCATCGTCGGCATCCACGAGTACCCGTCGCGGCTGACGGACGGAACGGTCGACGCCTTGCGGATCAAGGCGCACTCGGCCGCCCGGGCCCTCGACGACGCCGGGCTGAGCTGGCGCGACGTCGACGCGCTGTACGACACCGGCGACGGTCTGGCCTGGCCCGGGCTGTACATGCCGGAGTACTTCGACCTCGACCTCAGGATCCTCGACACCACGGCCGTCGGCGGCAGCGCCTACGAGTTCCAGGTGGGGCGTGCCCTCGCCGACCTCGGCACCGGGCGGGCGAACGTCGCACTGCTGACCTACGGCGCCACCACTCGCAGCGCGAAGCGCAAGGTCGGGCTCGACTCGGCCTCGGTGCGCGCCGAGCCCGACAACCCGATGACGGACATGGAGGACTGCTGGGGCTCCACCCTGGTCGCCGACTACGCCATGGTCGCCGCCCGGTACCTGCACGATCACGGCATCACCGCCGAGGACCTGGCCGAGATCGCCGTCACCGCCCGCTACCACGCCATGCGCAACCCGGCCGCGGTGCGAGCCATCGACGAGCTGAAGCTCCGCCCGGGACCGGGCGAGATCACCGTCGACGACGTCCTGTCCTCGCCGCTGGTGGCCGATCCGCTGCGGGTGCTGGACTGCTGCATGGTGTCCGACGGCGGCGGCGCGGTGCTGCTCGCCACCGAGGCGGTCGCGCGCGGCTGCCGCAGCCGGCCGGTCTGGGTCCTCGGAGCCGGGCAGACGTCGCGGTTCCGCCGCAACGGCGACGACCTCACGCTCACCGGCGCCGCCCGGTCCGGGCCGGCGGCCTTCGAGCAGGCCGGGATCACCCCCGAGGACGTCGACATCGCGATGATCTACGACTCGTTCACCATCACCGCCCTGTCGGCGCTCGAGGACCTCGGCTTCTGCGGCAAGGGTGAGGCCGGCGACTACATCAAGGGCGGGCGGCTGCGCTACGACCAGCCGGGCGCGCCCGCGCTCAACACCGACGGCGGCGGGCTGTCCTCCAACCATCCCGGCCAGCGAGGCATCTTCCTGCTCATCGAGGCCGTCCGCCAGCTGCGCGGCGAGTCGACCGCGCAGGTCACCGACGCGAGCATCGCGGTGGCTCACGGCACCGGTGGCACCCTCGGCCGGCGGCACGCCTCCGGGACGGTCGTACTGGGGAAGGAGGCCGCATGA
- a CDS encoding SDR family NAD(P)-dependent oxidoreductase, producing the protein MTRLTGRVAIVTGSGRGIGAAVARALAAEGASVVVADLGVQLDGTTENSDPATEVVDAITAAGGTAVASRTDVSDHGQAEELIATTVERFGRLDVLVNAAGILRDRMIFNMDEEEWDAVIRVHLKGAFNTTKFAARHWRETRRPDSRLINFTSVAGLHGAPSQPNYAAAKMGIVGLTLSCANALTKYGVTANCISPGAATRMTDTIPAEVMAKYGVPTRDQDPDSRRRAPENVAAPVVYLASTESGWINGRVLGAQEYRVSMWSTPQIQRQIVGQQPWELDHLFDEMTRAFKPYVEGRSRLDEAG; encoded by the coding sequence ATGACCAGACTCACCGGTCGCGTCGCGATCGTCACCGGTTCCGGCCGCGGCATCGGCGCCGCCGTCGCCCGGGCTCTCGCCGCCGAGGGCGCCTCGGTCGTCGTCGCCGACCTCGGCGTCCAGCTGGACGGAACCACCGAGAACTCCGATCCGGCGACGGAGGTGGTCGACGCCATCACGGCCGCCGGCGGCACGGCCGTCGCCAGCCGTACCGACGTCTCCGACCACGGCCAGGCCGAGGAGCTGATCGCCACGACCGTCGAGCGGTTCGGCCGGCTCGACGTCCTGGTCAACGCGGCGGGCATCCTCCGCGACCGCATGATCTTCAACATGGACGAGGAGGAGTGGGACGCGGTCATCAGGGTCCACCTGAAGGGCGCGTTCAACACCACCAAGTTCGCCGCCCGGCACTGGCGCGAGACCAGGCGGCCCGACAGCCGGCTGATCAACTTCACCTCGGTCGCGGGCCTGCACGGCGCCCCCTCGCAGCCCAACTACGCGGCGGCGAAGATGGGCATCGTCGGCCTGACCCTGTCGTGTGCCAACGCGCTCACCAAGTACGGGGTGACCGCCAACTGCATCTCCCCCGGCGCCGCGACCCGGATGACCGACACCATCCCGGCCGAGGTGATGGCCAAGTACGGAGTGCCCACCCGGGACCAGGACCCCGACAGCCGGCGGCGCGCGCCCGAGAACGTCGCCGCACCCGTGGTCTACCTGGCCAGCACGGAATCGGGCTGGATCAACGGCCGCGTCCTCGGCGCCCAGGAGTACCGCGTGTCCATGTGGTCGACGCCGCAGATCCAGCGCCAGATCGTCGGCCAGCAGCCGTGGGAGCTCGACCACCTCTTCGACGAGATGACCCGCGCCTTCAAGCCGTACGTCGAGGGCCGCAGCCGGCTCGACGAGGCGGGCTGA
- a CDS encoding ABC transporter substrate-binding protein: MTVGHLSGDRRPFDRGRRALAAVSVVALTASCAGGAVSAPDDDGGSGSGITDRCASYDGTEGITDTSITVGFSGALSGPFAATGAHLWGMQAYFDMVNAAGGVETADGRKRTIELIYKDDHYVASTAKANVQEMIDDKGVFAMLSVIGTSANMAIRPVLDRACVPGLFAGTGSPELGNPDFPWQINGALAPYSAEGLIYADYLSSNFPGGTIAVISQNDDYGRAKFQSLETGLEGSDTTIVEHVTFEVTDPDLSGQITTLAATDADVLVIFALGAQALQLINTVSTRTDWNPQLLTSLLSVGQLESLDPGAGDGLLTTGSIDVDDPANADLPGVADYLEWGAKAMARNKVELPLSASTGGWVVGDLFVQALEQAESLERASVMEAVRDFRPDTGSLIMVPGIVLETGPDDPYLVEGMAIARWNADAGTLDTVETIDLNGQVPYTPLT, encoded by the coding sequence ATGACTGTCGGACATCTGAGCGGGGACCGCCGGCCGTTCGACCGGGGCCGCCGCGCCCTCGCCGCGGTCTCGGTCGTCGCGCTGACCGCGAGCTGCGCCGGAGGAGCCGTCTCGGCTCCCGACGACGACGGCGGCAGCGGCAGCGGCATCACCGACCGGTGCGCGTCCTACGACGGCACCGAGGGCATCACGGACACGTCGATCACGGTCGGCTTCAGCGGCGCGCTGAGCGGCCCGTTCGCCGCCACCGGCGCACACCTGTGGGGCATGCAGGCGTACTTCGACATGGTCAACGCCGCCGGCGGGGTCGAGACGGCAGACGGCAGGAAGCGGACCATCGAGCTCATCTACAAGGACGACCACTACGTCGCCTCGACCGCCAAGGCCAACGTCCAGGAGATGATCGACGACAAGGGCGTCTTCGCGATGCTGAGCGTGATCGGCACCTCGGCCAACATGGCGATCCGGCCGGTGCTCGACCGCGCCTGCGTGCCCGGCCTGTTCGCCGGGACCGGATCTCCGGAGCTGGGGAACCCGGACTTTCCCTGGCAGATCAACGGCGCCCTTGCGCCGTACTCCGCCGAAGGGCTGATCTACGCCGACTATCTCAGCAGCAACTTCCCCGGCGGCACGATCGCGGTGATCTCCCAGAACGACGACTACGGCCGGGCCAAGTTCCAGTCGCTGGAGACGGGCCTCGAGGGCAGCGACACGACCATCGTCGAGCACGTGACGTTCGAGGTCACCGATCCCGACCTCTCGGGCCAGATCACCACCCTGGCCGCGACCGACGCCGACGTCCTGGTGATCTTCGCGCTGGGCGCCCAGGCCCTCCAGCTCATCAACACCGTGAGCACGCGTACGGACTGGAACCCCCAGCTGCTCACCTCGCTGTTGTCGGTCGGGCAGCTCGAGAGCCTCGATCCCGGCGCCGGCGACGGCCTGCTGACCACGGGCTCGATCGACGTCGACGATCCCGCCAACGCCGATCTTCCCGGGGTCGCGGACTACCTGGAATGGGGCGCGAAGGCGATGGCCCGCAACAAGGTGGAACTGCCGCTGTCCGCCAGCACCGGCGGCTGGGTCGTCGGTGACCTCTTCGTGCAGGCGCTGGAACAGGCGGAGTCGCTGGAACGGGCGTCGGTGATGGAGGCGGTGCGAGACTTCCGGCCCGACACCGGCAGCCTGATCATGGTGCCCGGCATCGTCCTCGAAACCGGCCCGGACGACCCCTACCTGGTCGAGGGCATGGCCATCGCGCGATGGAACGCCGATGCCGGGACGCTCGACACCGTCGAGACGATCGACCTCAACGGCCAGGTGCCGTACACCCCGCTGACGTAG
- a CDS encoding branched-chain amino acid ABC transporter permease: protein MSVLDRLGLPRLLWPALVAVAVLAPFALGGTQVLRLQQVIYLAVAILSLNLLTGWCGQISFGQCAYIGASAYATALLVQTSGWSYWAALPVAIVMGFVIGALTGLPALRISGIRLALASVSIAFVFPTIPVRFTEQTGGNAGFVVDALTPPPWLGISITAFNYWVLLTLAMLVFVLARNVMASRIGRAMIGVRDQQVAAQTVGVDVVTMKVAAFGFSGALCGLAGWMFVVAHTFVSPSDFMAVLSINLLVGMAVGGSATLVGPVFGALFLVFTPRVIADAGVNPLLTPLLFGVALILILLYLPRGVGGLLQDLARRPSKAPPHLQPEGESR, encoded by the coding sequence ATGAGCGTCCTCGACCGTCTCGGGTTGCCTCGGCTGCTCTGGCCGGCGCTGGTCGCCGTCGCCGTCCTGGCCCCGTTCGCGCTCGGCGGCACCCAGGTGCTGCGGCTCCAGCAGGTGATCTACCTCGCCGTCGCGATCCTCAGCCTGAACCTGCTGACCGGGTGGTGCGGCCAGATCTCGTTCGGGCAGTGCGCCTACATCGGCGCCTCGGCCTATGCCACCGCGCTCCTGGTCCAGACCTCCGGCTGGTCCTACTGGGCGGCCCTGCCCGTCGCGATCGTCATGGGGTTCGTCATCGGCGCCCTCACCGGCCTGCCGGCGCTGCGCATCAGCGGCATCCGGCTGGCGCTGGCCAGCGTCTCGATCGCCTTCGTCTTCCCGACCATCCCGGTCCGGTTCACCGAGCAGACCGGCGGCAACGCCGGCTTCGTGGTCGACGCGCTCACTCCGCCGCCGTGGCTCGGGATCAGCATCACCGCGTTCAACTACTGGGTGCTGCTGACCCTGGCCATGCTGGTGTTCGTCCTCGCCCGCAACGTCATGGCCAGCCGCATCGGACGGGCCATGATCGGCGTGCGCGACCAGCAGGTGGCGGCACAGACCGTCGGGGTCGACGTGGTGACGATGAAGGTCGCCGCCTTCGGCTTCAGCGGCGCCCTCTGCGGCCTGGCGGGCTGGATGTTCGTCGTCGCGCACACCTTCGTGAGCCCGAGCGACTTCATGGCCGTCCTCTCCATCAACCTGCTGGTCGGGATGGCCGTCGGCGGCAGCGCCACCCTCGTCGGGCCGGTCTTCGGCGCGCTGTTCCTGGTCTTCACCCCGCGGGTGATCGCCGACGCGGGGGTCAATCCGCTGCTCACGCCGCTGCTCTTCGGGGTGGCCCTGATCCTGATCCTGCTCTACCTGCCCCGTGGCGTCGGCGGCCTGCTCCAGGACCTCGCGCGCCGGCCGTCGAAGGCGCCACCGCACCTCCAGCCGGAAGGAGAGTCACGATGA
- a CDS encoding branched-chain amino acid ABC transporter permease, giving the protein MLLLQRLVDGIQSGVLYGALGMAVVLVYRSTGVLNFAAGEMAMLCTFVIWLFAADGLGLPIVVAILAGAMFGFAFGAGLERIVMRPFAQADHLRQAMVTTGLLLAINAAAGYLFSLDAHRLDSPFPAGGLDLGGVVVSYRRAGAMLLLVGIAIALRLVFTRTKLGLAMTGAAMNPASARMLGINVPRMLMLGWGMAAMLGAIVGAMVAPELFLSTTMMQALLLYGFAAAVLGGLDSYEGALVGGVAIGIIQSLASGYVGFIGTQLQLATAFAAILAVLLIRPEGLFGRKQVERV; this is encoded by the coding sequence GTGCTCCTGCTCCAACGCCTGGTGGACGGAATCCAGAGCGGAGTGCTCTACGGCGCCCTCGGCATGGCCGTGGTGCTCGTCTACCGCTCGACCGGCGTCCTCAACTTCGCCGCCGGCGAGATGGCCATGCTGTGCACCTTCGTCATCTGGCTGTTCGCCGCCGACGGCCTCGGCCTGCCGATCGTCGTGGCCATTCTCGCCGGGGCGATGTTCGGCTTCGCCTTCGGGGCGGGCCTCGAACGCATCGTGATGCGGCCGTTCGCCCAGGCCGACCACCTGCGGCAGGCCATGGTGACCACGGGGCTGCTGCTGGCCATCAACGCGGCCGCGGGCTACCTGTTCAGCCTCGACGCGCACCGCCTGGACTCGCCCTTCCCGGCCGGGGGCCTCGACCTCGGCGGCGTCGTCGTCTCCTACCGCCGGGCCGGGGCCATGCTGCTGCTCGTCGGCATCGCGATCGCCCTCCGGCTGGTGTTCACCAGGACCAAGCTGGGCCTGGCCATGACGGGCGCGGCGATGAACCCGGCCTCGGCGCGCATGCTCGGCATCAACGTGCCGCGCATGCTCATGCTCGGCTGGGGCATGGCGGCCATGCTCGGCGCGATCGTCGGCGCCATGGTCGCTCCCGAACTGTTCCTGAGCACGACCATGATGCAGGCCCTGCTCCTGTACGGCTTCGCCGCAGCCGTGCTCGGTGGCCTCGACAGCTACGAGGGCGCGCTGGTCGGCGGCGTCGCCATCGGCATCATCCAGTCTCTGGCCAGCGGATACGTCGGCTTCATCGGGACCCAGCTGCAGCTGGCCACCGCCTTCGCGGCGATCCTCGCGGTTCTCCTGATCCGACCGGAAGGCCTGTTCGGCCGAAAGCAGGTGGAACGCGTATGA
- a CDS encoding ABC transporter ATP-binding protein, with protein sequence MTAVLDVTGLTAGYGPHQVLHGLDLHVDAAEIVVVLGANGAGKTTTLRALSGMIPSKGTVRLRGGEVGGRTSDARARLGLGHVVEGRGTFNHLSVEDNLALGAHLCRGDTGRTQIERWFEIFPQLAPRRKQHAGSLSGGEQQMLAVARAMISQPAMLLLDEPSMGLAPMVTAELFDQIARVREDSGTAMLIVEQNANIALPVADRAYVLESGRFVSQGSASALLDDDSVRRAYLGR encoded by the coding sequence ATGACCGCCGTCCTCGACGTCACCGGACTCACCGCCGGCTACGGGCCGCACCAGGTCCTGCACGGGCTCGACCTGCACGTCGACGCCGCGGAGATCGTGGTCGTGCTCGGCGCGAACGGCGCGGGCAAGACGACCACGCTCCGGGCCCTCAGCGGCATGATCCCCAGCAAGGGCACGGTCAGACTGCGCGGCGGCGAGGTCGGCGGCCGGACCTCCGACGCCCGGGCCCGCCTGGGCCTCGGGCACGTGGTCGAGGGACGCGGGACCTTCAACCACCTCTCCGTCGAGGACAACCTCGCGCTCGGCGCCCACCTGTGCCGGGGCGACACCGGCCGCACGCAGATCGAGCGATGGTTCGAGATCTTTCCCCAGCTGGCCCCCCGGCGAAAGCAACACGCGGGCAGCCTCAGCGGTGGCGAACAGCAGATGCTGGCCGTCGCCCGGGCGATGATCTCGCAGCCGGCGATGCTCCTGCTGGACGAGCCGTCGATGGGCCTCGCGCCCATGGTGACCGCGGAGTTGTTCGACCAGATCGCCCGGGTCCGCGAGGACTCCGGCACCGCCATGTTGATCGTCGAACAGAACGCCAACATCGCGCTGCCCGTCGCCGACCGCGCCTACGTCCTGGAATCGGGCCGCTTCGTGTCCCAGGGCAGCGCCTCGGCCCTACTCGACGACGACTCGGTGCGTCGCGCCTACCTGGGGAGGTGA
- a CDS encoding ABC transporter ATP-binding protein has translation MASRAPTQADERTPPALEADDVQLRFGGIRALDGLSLRVDGGICAVVGPNGAGKSTLFNCVSGLYRPQRGAVRVNGTDVLGLPPHRISALGVGRTFQNLALFPRLSVIENVLLGAYQRHADGLVACALHLRRQRRHERRLRAEAYEVLERLELADLAEHDASGLPFSVLKRVEIARALVNGPRLLLLDEPAAGLPHGQVDELGGYISAVRRDFDVAIVLVEHHMGLVMSISDRVIVLNLGRCIAAGTADEVSADPTVIEAYLGAAR, from the coding sequence ATGGCATCGAGAGCTCCGACCCAGGCGGACGAACGGACCCCACCGGCACTGGAGGCCGACGACGTCCAGCTCCGGTTCGGCGGGATCCGGGCCCTGGACGGGCTGTCGTTGCGGGTGGACGGCGGCATCTGCGCCGTCGTCGGGCCGAACGGGGCCGGCAAGAGCACGCTGTTCAACTGCGTCAGCGGCCTCTACCGGCCGCAACGAGGCGCGGTACGCGTCAACGGCACCGACGTGCTCGGCCTGCCGCCGCACCGCATCAGTGCGCTGGGGGTGGGCCGCACCTTCCAGAACCTGGCTCTCTTCCCGCGGCTGTCCGTCATCGAGAACGTCCTGCTGGGCGCCTACCAGCGACACGCCGACGGCCTCGTCGCCTGTGCCCTGCACCTGCGCCGCCAGCGGCGCCACGAGCGCCGGCTGCGCGCCGAGGCGTACGAGGTGCTCGAGCGGCTGGAACTCGCCGACCTGGCCGAGCACGATGCGTCCGGGCTCCCGTTCTCGGTGCTCAAGCGAGTCGAGATCGCCCGCGCGCTGGTCAACGGGCCGAGGCTGCTGCTGCTCGACGAGCCCGCGGCCGGCCTGCCACACGGTCAGGTCGACGAGCTCGGCGGCTACATCTCGGCCGTCCGCCGCGACTTCGACGTTGCGATCGTCCTGGTGGAACACCACATGGGCCTGGTGATGTCCATCTCCGACCGCGTCATCGTCCTCAACCTCGGCCGCTGTATCGCCGCCGGCACCGCCGACGAGGTGTCGGCCGATCCCACCGTCATCGAGGCCTACCTGGGGGCGGCCCGATGA
- a CDS encoding MaoC family dehydratase, translating to MREIRFDDLPALQAVSGGEFGRWSEGLDITQDLIDRFAELTGDHQWIHVDRERARSGPFGTTIAHGLLTLAVTPRIRPPADFVVVGHAKTLNYGSDGVRFLAPVPCGSTIRSRGRLNAAVQHPRGTKLSYEMAVHVVGQDSPAMLSRPVVLYAGE from the coding sequence ATGCGCGAGATCAGGTTCGACGACCTGCCCGCTCTTCAAGCGGTCAGCGGGGGTGAATTCGGTCGCTGGAGCGAGGGTCTGGACATCACTCAGGACCTCATCGACCGGTTCGCCGAGCTGACCGGCGATCACCAGTGGATCCATGTCGATCGCGAGCGGGCCCGGTCCGGGCCGTTCGGCACGACCATCGCGCACGGTCTGCTTACTCTGGCCGTCACGCCGCGCATCCGCCCGCCCGCCGACTTCGTGGTGGTCGGACATGCCAAGACGCTCAACTACGGGTCCGACGGCGTCCGCTTCCTCGCACCGGTCCCGTGCGGGTCGACCATCCGGTCGCGCGGCCGGCTGAACGCGGCCGTCCAGCACCCGCGCGGGACGAAGCTCAGCTACGAGATGGCGGTGCACGTGGTCGGCCAGGACAGCCCGGCCATGCTGTCGCGGCCCGTCGTGCTGTACGCGGGGGAGTGA